GCTGCAGAGCTGTTGGGGAGGCTAGTCTGCTTGCTTTTCTCGAACCTCTGATTCGCAAAGCGGTAAGACGAGTCTCTTATGTTTAGatgaacaaattaaatttgattttagaaTTTACTTTGGCTTCCTTGTTTCATTATAGCGTTGCTTTTTAGTTTAGCAATTAGAATTGTGGTCGTTGTAGATAAAGGAAATTACCATGGTGCCTTTCGAAAACacaagctttttttttttttttggctacTGATCTTCGTGCTCTTTCTCTAGTCTctctgttttccttttttgtatCCTATCAAGAAAGAACCAATGGAGTTATGAAgagtttcaaaagaaaaacctcGCTTGAATACTCGAGATAATGTAGGAAGTACACCAAGTTATGGGTCACCTAGTCTCCAATcacttttaagtttaaaattcaaattgcGGGTAACTAATAAACGCTATAGAACGAAGATAAATATAGGGACACGTGGCTAACATCGACATGCTCTGATGTTCAGATGAGCCGCGGCCATAGGGAGCAAACATTTGATTCCTTCTTATTCTTGTGTTTTAtgagtactttttttttttttttttttttttttttttttttttttttttttttttttttttNCTTTAGACgagaaaacatgaaagaaaaactttgATTTCAGACATttgatattctattttatgttttctgtATGTTTGGTTATTAGGTAAGAGAAGAGACAGAATGTGCTATTTCCAAGCTTTTCCCCTCATCTTCAAGGTACGTACgtacttttgaatttttgtgaACTGTGCTCCTTTTAAGGCTTTTGTCCTGTAAGTTTGACTGCCATCGAGTTTAGGATAgctgttttgattttttgtccGTACGAATGACCTATTAATTGGTAAAATTTGTTCGTTGACCGGTATTTTTAAACATATGATAATTCACTCATCattatgttttcctttttcattgtATTCCATTTGATTTTAGCTTCCTCTTGGTTCTCCAGCTGCTCAGTTAGTGAAGCTGAAACAACAACAGCAGGTTGTAATCTGCAGCTGATGTTCGAAAGCAAACTGCCAGACCGAATATTCACAAATAATCCCCTGAAAGCTGATGATGGCAAACCATTGAAAATTCTACTATATGATGCCAATTCGAAGACTATAGTGCAATCTGGTCCACTATCATCAGCGGAGGTCGATTTTGTTGTCATCAATGGACTATTTTCCAGTTATAGAGAGGATTGGACTGAGGAGGAtttcaattctaaaattttaagtgaAAGGGAAGGTAAAAGACCTCTCTTAGCAGGACATCAGAGTATCATCTTGAAAAACGGGGTTGGATTTATCGGTGATCTTAGTATCACTGATAATTCCAGCTGGATACCAAACAAGATGTTCATATTGGGAGCTAAAATTTCACCCAAAAATTATGGAGGACAAAGAGTTAGGCCAGCCAGAAGCTATCCTTTTTCTGTGAAGGACGGCCGTGGAGAGGGTAAGTTGTGATAACTCAACGTTTAGAACAAACACCCCTCTTTTGCGCCTTTTTGATCTTTGACCTTCATTTTCTGGGTACCAGATTCTGATAAATGATGATCTTGTTTTTCAGCTTAAAGCTTTTAATTGATTAGTTACTTTTTAGGGTATATGAAGCATTATCCTCCAAGGTTGCAAGACGAAGTGTGGCGTTTGGAGAAAATACGAAAAGATGGTAAATTCCATGAGCAGCTTACTTTGCACGGAATTCACAGTGTCAAAGACTTTCTCCTTTTGAATGAAACGAATCAACCGAAGTTACGCCATGTAAGATAATTGCTTTGGTTGTGTTATGTGTAATTCTACATCGTTTATGTTTAGTTGTTGTACCTTTTTCCTTCAACTCTGGGAAGAATAATCTTATAACTCAATACTTTTTTTTCGCTGATGACATTGCAGATACTTGACCGAATGTCGGATAAGATATGGAGAAAAGTTTTGGATCATGCAAAAACTTGCACTATGGACGATTGCACGGTTTCTAGATACCCAAATGGATGGCATGGGGTAATTAATCTGTTCAACTCCATCTCAAAAGTTGTCATATTTCTATGTTTAGTAAactatgattttgttttctgtattgaaggaaaaaatgaaacaaatggGGGAAAAAGGAATCATGATCTTTGTCATCTTAAAGTTATTCTTCCCTCATCTAATAGAAATTTCTGGTCTGAAACTTAGTAGCTGTCATTTTCATTTGCAGGCATGGATTGAAGATCTGAATAAGCCAATATATCTGAACAGATTTGATGAGCAGCGGAACCCGAAACTGCCATTGACCTACCCACAAGCTGGTCCTTCCAATTCTCCCTATCCAGGAATGCAATCATTGGGGCCTAGCATCGTACATTCACAAGGTATAAAAACTGTTCATGATTGATATAATACAACATATTCGTTGTTCTTTCGGTGTTCGATTTGATGATCATCCTATGCTTCACAAGTAATGTATACAACCAAATTGCATGTTTCTTCAGAAAATTTACTGCCTCCTATGCTTAAGTAGCTCTTTTTTTCGTGTTGACGCCTTCAAATTCACTTTTCTAAGGCGGCTGATTTTTGGAATGTAAATGATAAGCCAACAGGGTTAAAAGCCTTTAGTTGAAGCGGTTCTATATGCTTCTTTCCTACTATTTTTTTGTCTGTGCTTGAACCATCGGTTAGATCGGTCGGTTCTTTAAGGTTCCCAGTTGGCTTCTTTCGTTTCTTTATTGGTTGTGACAAGTGATGGAACGCGTTAAATCTGAAATGTAAACCATAATTTGAGTTCAAATACATTCCTTTACATGTCTCTGAGGCAAAGTAATTCTATGTTCTTAGCAGAGAACCTGCAAATTGGTGCTCCAAATAATTACAACAGTGAAGAAGATGGAGCACAGtctttaattttccaaatcCATAGCAATCTCACAGACCAAGCTTTTCCTCCATCACTGCAGCCTAATTACTCTGTAGATGACTCTACCTTTTTCCCACAAACTCCAGTTTACTTCCCTCTACCGACAAGCGAGCACGGAGACAATTTGCTTCCTTCTCCGAGCTATGCAGCGGACACCGGGGGGTGTAGCATTTTCCCTTATCTGGATCACGGCGCAGATATCTTAAACGGAGCAGATTAAGTTTCAAGCTGTTCCGTGAGAGTATATTGTGAAGCTATGCCGATCAGATACCGTCTCACCATGCTCGATTCTAAAACCGTCGAGCAACTTCCTTTGTAGTCTTAGTGTCAAGTTACTGCACACCCAAAGAGGAAAGCATCAGCTAAATTTGCAGGTCCTAATCTATTTGGtcaagcctttttttttttggtagatAGTCCTCTCATGTGTTTTCCTGcaaagtatttttttctttcccttgggGCCAATGTGCAGCAAAGGGTCCTTGTAAAGAGTCTGCTTTCCTCATTTTATCTTTGTTTCATCTCTGCAAGTTGAAATTGATGTAACTTACaatcaatttgaaaggaaaatattgttctttccaATGAACTTCTCGAAGAATACATGTTCTTATATCAAGCAGCCTTATAGGCCGATGGCTCGGGTCGCTATGCGGTGACACGACAACGCTCTTGATTCAACATATTTGCCATTATGGAGTACTTTGAACACTATCAAGACTACTCAGGTTCATCTCTGTTTACACGTAGAATGAGGAGGGATCAAAGAGAGTTTGTCTCTCTAGCTAAATGGAGGCGAtgattatttacttatttctttattatattatttgttagaTAAACGTgtttccacaatggtatgatattgaccactttgagtgtaagctctcatggctttgctttgggcttccccaaaatgcctcttaccaatggagagagctCTCATGGCCTCGTATGGAGagagctctcatggctttgctttaggcttctccaaaaggcctcataccaatggagagagcaATGGAGagagctctcatggctttactttgggctccCTCAAAACgactcataccaatggagagagtgttccttgattataaaccaatgatcattctgggactttcatcatcaaacattatttacttattttttattattatagtaatttttttttaaaaaaaaatggttgttatagttgaaaataagtttaaaagatgaaataattaaaaatatatatgcaACTGATTCttacaaataaatgaaatttatcatataaaaattgaaatatgtgGTGGGGGTAGCACGGCCAACTTCTCTTCTTTGATATTTCCAAAAGAAGGGTATGAGAGTAAATTCACAAGTTCTTACTCTCATTCCGAAAGTGAGTGGCATGTGTAGTAAATAGTGTGAACTCAAGTGGCATATTGCTACGGCTAAAAATATCTAGCCTAAAGTATTCTATGGCTCTTGCCGGTggggaaaaataaataagtaataatattaataacaatcTCTGGAACTTTCCTTCTTCATATCAAgatattttcatctttttctacCGTCAACTCGCCCTTCGGAATAGACCACACACCAATCGTTGAAGAAACCAACGCAACGGagcctcttcttcttcttcttcttcttcttcttttttctccgTTTTTGAAGTCCACGGCGCTGTTATGGTGATctgaaagttgttttttgCTCCTTTTGTTTGGTGTGGTGGTTGTGTTTCGAGATTCTGCGGCTTCTCTTCTGTCTGATTCCGATTTTTCGATGGATCGGGGAGGAGGATCCGACGGCGGAGCTTGCTACTACACCATCCTTGGGATTCGTAAGGACGCCTCCTTCTCCGATGTTCGTACTGCCTACCGCAAGCTCGCTCTGGTACTGAATTCGGTTTTCGATTTAATTGTTTTGAAATTCGATATTTCTAGGTTATTCTTTCTGTCTCAGATTTTTAGTCGGAATGAAATTTGGAggagttttgttttgttctgttctgtttcttCCGATTTGAGAGTGAATTTGTGAAATCCGAACTGTTTCTGTTCTCGTTTCTTTTGCGGTTTAAGAAATGGCATCCGGACCGGTGTACGCGGAATCCTGCGGTGGCCGGAGAAGCCAAGCGGCAGTTTCAATTAGTACAAGAAGCGTATTCAGGTGAGATCATCGATTCTCCGCCCCTAATCCCCGTCAATTTTGTAAACGCCGTTGAATTCCCCGTCAATGTACATAGGTTAGGACACTAACGCGCGTTGATTGCTCCATCTGCCTCCTCTCTCACAGTTCTCTCCGATCAGGCGAAGAGGTCCGTCTACGACGCCGGTCTATACGATCCAacggaagaagacgatgaggttcgtatagatttttttatttttattaattactaTTCATTATTATTCCAATTAGATATTTTTGGCATGGCATGATTATTTTCCCGGCAAAGACGACGTCGTTTTCATCATGCTCTATTTTATACAACTtcgttattattttttctccaCCTTTTTCCTTTCGCCGTTGTGattattcattatttcaaATTGCGTACAAAAGCTGTCATCCAATGGCGTCTCTCTAGAACTTTCCTttttgagattaaaaaaataaaaaaataataatttcatcttaaaaaatataaaacaaattaataaattaataaaaaggaaaaaaatagaaatttaataaaaaagaaaataatttcagCTGGGTCCAACGTTTGCctacaagaaattaaaaaaattaataaaaaggaataaaaaatacaaatttaataaaaaaaactattagtatttgagaaaattgataaaattgtttatatttaaaacaatggataaaaatagtttaaattataaccTTGAAAAATTTGACTACCAATGACAAAAACAAGGACTAAGCATAGGAAAAAAAGGgttagaatttaaattatatataaaaaaaaaattaaaacataataagaGAGCAGAGATACCGTGGGAATGAGCAAGGACACAAAGTGTTCGTCCCTCTTACAAAAATCAATACTTCAATTTTAGATGGTGTATTCCAGACTTAAAATtcctaaatcataaatttgtgTGAAATcattgtaattattttatagctaaaaaaattaagaataaggaatatatttaaattaggaaatatttaaaatatatgccTACtatgaaaccaaaaaaaaaaaaacatttcacGAAGACATTATTTACGTAtgtgaaagaataaaataaaaaagaatgcaAACATGTACGGTCggataaattatataaataattttaataatagaattaaaataagatatatGTTCCAGTtttctattataaatttaatataatatggcAAAAAGGAGATATACATTTAGAAAGGGTATGGGATTGAATTTAAAAGGGCATGTGATCAGATGTGATCAGACCGTGTATGTTTACACATCTATAACAAACGTGGATCTCATCCGTTGGATTAGagtaaacaattttttttcttttttcatcttttcctttatatgtattatatatattcagtttttttaaaaagattttttcctttttttaattttgttttagtatatatatatatatttggttattttatNAATTCGAATAATTGTGGCCTGAAATATTtctaggttttaaaatttttatggaccaaataatattgaatttttcgcaattatttaaaaaaaaaacttttttttgttctttttcttttttgaggaAAAATAATGGTCTCATTTACGCTTGCGGTGCAGGAATTTTGCGACTTTATGCAAGAAATGATGACAATGATGAACAACACCAAACCGGAGGTAATAACATCCTGACCGTCCAATTTCGAAGCCAATTAATTTCAGCCATGGATTGTTCGTCGTCCACAAATATCTGAAATgcctttttggtttttttggatttttattaATAGGGTGACAGCTTCGAGGATCTACAGAGGATGTTCATGGAAATGGTCGGTTCAGATGGGATGGGAGCGTTCCAAGTGAACGACAATCCAACGGCCTCAAAGAGGCCACGTCCTACAAACGGTTCCAGATCTAGTGCGCCCAAACGGAGCTCCTCCCGCTGCTAAAATTTAACGCCCCGTCACCGTAAGATCTTTTGTTGTACAGTGACGAAAATCTCCCTGGCTGATGTGGGTAtattgatttgggtttgggGGATTTGAAGGGTGTTTTAACCTTTTTCCTCTAATGTAATTTAGTGCAAGTTGGAGGGGCTTTTAAGTCTTTTCATTGCTAGGAAGTCTTtggctattttttttttcttttattaataataaactattGGATCATCTCGCTTCTCTGATTGGCTTCCTCCATTTTCTACTTGGCAATGAAAATGGGCTTTCTTGATGGTTACAAGTtttaatagcatttttttaaagcccacattaataaaaatactttttttaaagtgAAAAGTCCAAAATAGACATTTGAGATAAGgttaagattaaaatattttaaaagtatagaTATCAttatttaagcatttttttttctaaagtaAAAGTTGAAgtgttttctttctaaatttttttatgtttatatgatttataaactttttgcaattattattttaatttctaaaatttttgcaatacacaaatttaaaattttatttagtaataGTTTGTAAACCTGACATTGGTACCATTTATGTCCTAGAAACTCAGCCTCAGGTATTTGAAACGCCGTCTTCGAAAATTCAAACTTGCACTGAGGAGTTGAAAGCGTGTGAGAGCGTGAGGAAGCCTGATTGGTTTATCAGATTAGACTTTTCGTACAGAACACCGCCCCTTTCAAGTACCAGAATCCGCTCGTATTCAGATAGTGTTGTTGACGCCGTCTTTGAAGATTCAAACTTGCACTGAGGAGTAGAAAGCGTGTGAGAGCGGTGAGGAAGCCTGATTGGTTTATCAGATTAGACTTTTTGTACAGAACACCGCCCCTTTCAAGTACCAGAATCCGCTCGTATTCAGATAGTGTTGTTGACGCCGTCTTTGAAGATTCAAACTTGCACTGAGGAGTAGAAAGCGTGTGAGAGCGGTGAGGAAGCCTGATTGGTTTATCAGATTAGGCTTTTCATACAGAACACCGCCCCTTTCAAGTACCAGAATCCGCCGTCTTCGAAGATTCAAACTTGCACTGAGGAGTTGAAAGCGTGTGAAAGCGGTGAGGAAGCCTGATTGGTTTATCAGATTAGGCTTTTCGTACGGAACACCGCCCATTTCAAGTACCAGAATTCGCTCGTATTCAGATAGTGTTGTTGACGTAACTTGCACTGAGGAGTCGAAAGTGTGTAAGAGCGGCGAGAAAGCCTGATTGGTTTATCAGATTAGGCTTTTCGTACAGAACACCGCCCCTTTCAAGTACCAGAATTCGCTCGTATGCAGTTAGTGTTGTTGCCAGTAGGCAACCGACGACCTCCTCTAATTAAAAAGCCATGACGTTAAGACAAAACTTAAATAACTCAAAACCCGTTAATTAGAAGgctgaaataaaaataagagtatttttaaacattgtgTCGGCATGTTACAAATTTGAAGACTTTTCTAATAATTGCTTTTAATTTcgactttaaaaaaaattaattaatctgaaattttaatttataaaattgcaATTTAAGTTAATAATTAGTGTCAATTCCGTAATAATTTCCCAATCGAAGTCGATTTACGTAGCAGAGCACGTCAATATAAATTCATGGGTAGGGTTCCCTAACGTTCACTacactctctctccttctatctctctctctcttccactGTGAAACTCAAAagtcgaaaaaaaaaaaaaaaaaaaaaaaaaaaacttcataccaaattcttcctctcttcttctccgGCGAATCAAATCCCTCATTCCTTATTGGAACATCGTAGATTTCATCTACTAATCGGGGTTTGAGTTCGTCTCTCTGGTATTCAAACGATGTCGCTGAGGCCGAACGAGAGGGCTGAGGTTCGGCGGAACCGGTACAAGGTTGCGGTGGATGCCGATGAAGGTCGGAGAAGACGGGAGGACAATATGGTTGAGATTCGGAAGAATCGCAGAGAGGAGAGCCTGCAGAAGAAGAGGCGCGAGGGTCTTCAAGCCCAACAACTGCAAACTTCCACTCACTCATCGTTAGTGGAAAAGAAGGTCAATCTTAAACGAGTTTAGTTTGTAATTGTGTTGTTCATTTCtggatttccttttttttgttcccttGCTTTTGGGGGAGAAATGCGATGTCGTGATTTTGCTGTTGAAGTTTGATTTTGGTGGCTGTTTAGGGTTTGTCGTTGTGAGCTCGGCGATCAGGTTTTATTgagttggtttttttttttagctaaatgaattttttctGTAAGGGATTTTGATTCTGCTGAATTCATTTTTGTGGAATTTGTATAAGATCAGGCTGGTAGAGTTTTCATTTCGACTTTTGGGGATGTGGGATGTGGGATTATGTCGTGTCTATTAAAGCTGTTGGTTGCCACTTACTTGTTGGGGACATTGCTCATTTCACTTCGACGCTGAGTTTTTTGGCCTGATTGACTTGTCTCTTCGTTTTTAAATAGCATTTGATTCGATCTTTATTTTACTGACATTGATTTTGCATTCTGAAAGTCGGGTACTTGGAGTATCTGAAACCGACTTAACTTCTGTTGCTGAATGTAGTTGAAGTGAATTATTCTTACCCAAAGCATGcgataatttttgtttttgttattttaattcgAAGTCAACTTCGGTCAAgcttgacattttttttaatgagaagATTCcctttgttgttcttgttctcgTCAGTGGACTGATTAGGCAGAATCAGTTCGAATTTAAACTCTGAGTGAGTACTTTCATTACTAGAAATTCACGTTTGTTAATGTGGAAATGCTCTAACTGCAGTTGGAGCATCTTCCGTCGATGGTTGCGGGTGTTTGGTCTGATGATGGTAGTCTGCAACTCGAATCGACTACTCAGTTTAGGAAACTGCTATCCATTGGTCGGTAATGTTTTAATATTGAACATCGTCGTGTTTGTATTTGGATTGTTCGTAACCTTAAAACATTTCTTCTTCAGAGCGTAGTCCCCCAATTGAAGAAGTTATACAGGCAGGAGTTGTTCCTCGCTTTGTTGAATTTCTAATGAGAGAGGATTTTCCACAGCTTCAGGTTTGATACagagattatattatatactaTTGCTGGATTTGAAAAACGTGACAAAGTGATAAATGCTtgttacattaatatttaatgtagTTTGAAGCTGCTTGGGCTCTTACAAATATTGCTTCGGGAACATCAGAAAACACTAAGGTGGTCATTGATCATGGTGCTGTGCCAATATTTGTGAAACTTCTTGGTTCTCCAAGTGATGATGTCCGTGAGCAGGTAAGCTTTTTGAGTTTCTTTACATGGGCATGCCTATGGGACCTTTTCCCCACTCctgaaattattatatactttCCCTCCTTTATTCTAGATCAATATgtctcctcctcttccatcAGAACAAGTTGCAtcagttttatttaattctcaTGAAATGGAGAGGAAATACATTCATACTTCCTTTGCTAAGTTGATTTGTTAGTGTTGTTGGATAAGCAAACATTTGTTACGTggaatgtttaattaatttctccTTCCATCTGTAGGCTGTTTGGGCTTTAGGAAATGTTGCTGGGGATTCTTCAAGATGTCGTGACCTGGTTCTTGGTCATGGAGCATTGCCTCCTTTATTAGCACAGTTGAACGAGCAAGCTAAGCTTTCTATGCTGAGGAATGCTACCTGGACGCTATCCAATTTTTGCAGGGGCAAACCACAGCCTGCTTTTGATCTGGTGGATAATTTTTCGAagattttgagatttgaaaGAGATAATGTGCTAGTAATTAGGTTTTGGATAAATCTAGTACCCCCCTTCCCCCATTTTGTCCTCTTGTTTATGCATGTAGGAAGGTTTTCAAGACTTGGTGGATATCCACCGACTGTTTCACTAGGAAGAaggaatttattaattttgtcttGTCCATCTAGTTTGTGGGTTTATGATTCGTAATAGTTTCATGCCATTTTTCTGACAGGTCAAACCAGCACTTCCAGCTCTTGCACGTCTAATGCATTCAAATGATGAAGAAGTTTTGACTGATACCTGCTGGGCACTCTCATACCTTTCTGATGGTACGAATGACAAAATCCAAGCTGTTATTGAGGCAGGTGTTTGCCCTCGTCTCGTCGAGCTATTAATGTGAGTGTACAATCATTGAGGGGtgttatatttttcttcttttagacTTCTGAATCATTTGATTCATTATCTTCCAGG
The nucleotide sequence above comes from Cucurbita pepo subsp. pepo cultivar mu-cu-16 chromosome LG11, ASM280686v2, whole genome shotgun sequence. Encoded proteins:
- the LOC111805551 gene encoding protein SAR DEFICIENT 1-like, which produces MAKERSASSWKLESLTKLVSDLLRNYRSPKFLKVLRTIGALTFNLLCPFRSHLNAPQLRENGSLFSYLKLREFLPTFHDKILKRPFHDFHGDGFGTPNKEPKRINIFQKAVGEASLLAFLEPLIRKAVREETECAISKLFPSSSSCSVSEAETTTAGCNLQLMFESKLPDRIFTNNPLKADDGKPLKILLYDANSKTIVQSGPLSSAEVDFVVINGLFSSYREDWTEEDFNSKILSEREGKRPLLAGHQSIILKNGVGFIGDLSITDNSSWIPNKMFILGAKISPKNYGGQRVRPARSYPFSVKDGRGEGYMKHYPPRLQDEVWRLEKIRKDGKFHEQLTLHGIHSVKDFLLLNETNQPKLRHILDRMSDKIWRKVLDHAKTCTMDDCTVSRYPNGWHGAWIEDLNKPIYLNRFDEQRNPKLPLTYPQAGPSNSPYPGMQSLGPSIVHSQAENLQIGAPNNYNSEEDGAQSLIFQIHSNLTDQAFPPSLQPNYSVDDSTFFPQTPVYFPLPTSEHGDNLLPSPSYAADTGGCSIFPYLDHGADILNGAD
- the LOC111804774 gene encoding dnaJ homolog subfamily B member 8-like, with translation MDRGGGSDGGACYYTILGIRKDASFSDVRTAYRKLALKWHPDRCTRNPAVAGEAKRQFQLVQEAYSVLSDQAKRSVYDAGLYDPTEEDDEEFCDFMQEMMTMMNNTKPEGDSFEDLQRMFMEMVGSDGMGAFQVNDNPTASKRPRPTNGSRSSAPKRSSSRC
- the LOC111804731 gene encoding importin subunit alpha-2-like: MSLRPNERAEVRRNRYKVAVDADEGRRRREDNMVEIRKNRREESLQKKRREGLQAQQLQTSTHSSLVEKKLEHLPSMVAGVWSDDGSLQLESTTQFRKLLSIERSPPIEEVIQAGVVPRFVEFLMREDFPQLQFEAAWALTNIASGTSENTKVVIDHGAVPIFVKLLGSPSDDVREQAVWALGNVAGDSSRCRDLVLGHGALPPLLAQLNEQAKLSMLRNATWTLSNFCRGKPQPAFDLVKPALPALARLMHSNDEEVLTDTCWALSYLSDGTNDKIQAVIEAGVCPRLVELLMHPAPSVLIPALRTVGNIVTGDDLQTQVIIQHNALPCLLNLLTNNHKKSIKKEACWTISNITAGNKAQIQAVIDANIVAPLVHLLQNAEFDIKKEAAWAISNATSGGSHDQIKYLVNQGCIKPVCDLLICPDPRIVTVCLEGLENILKVGEAEKNTSDTGGVNIYAQLIDDAEGLEKIENLQSHDNTEIYEKAVKILETYWLEEEDETMPPGTASQAGFNFGGDRPVVPSGGFNFG